A region from the Chrysoperla carnea chromosome 4, inChrCarn1.1, whole genome shotgun sequence genome encodes:
- the LOC123298708 gene encoding pancreatic lipase-related protein 2-like: MLKRYEITKNLTNLFTSVKFSKTLSAFIFLNLFYFLLGSPNNTSSEILNSESEEELLAGNFENEDAELDSDDSVEKNVVLNLYRREDPDYPYVLDLNTINDAPINNNLSTEIIIHGWLNSGDSTWVLRMKDKYFLNGDHNVITIDWSSYAKLGYIYASNKVEKSGKYVAKVLTPLIESGKLDTENIHIIGHCLGGHMAGFIGKYTQRKLERNIGRITGLDVARHLYEFPWMISKKKRLVKDDALFVDIIHACGGDYGFKSALGHADFYPNGGTSRQPGCIILTPLSCSRMRSVAYYTESINTKNFQATPCDSWKNYKKGRCDGVEQMVMGFHIDVNAASSLPGSKYYLRKNKREPFSKG; this comes from the exons tgCTTGGGAGTCCAAATAATACTTCcagtgaaattttaaattctgaatCTGAAGAAGAACTCTTAgcgggaaattttgaaaatgaagacgCAGAATTAGATTCTGATGATTCAGTTGAGAAGAACGTGGTATTAAATTTGTATAGGCGAGAAGATCCCGATTATCCATATGTTTTAGACCTTAACACTATTAACGATGCTCccattaataataatctatccACGGAAATTATCATCCATGGATGGTTAAATAGTGGTGATTCCACTTGGGTACTACGTatgaaagataaatattttcttaatggAGATCATAACGTAATTACAATTGATTGGAGCAGTTATGCAAAATTGGGTTACATATATGCTtcaaataaagttgaaaaatctgGTAAATACGTTGCAAAAGTTTTAACTCCATTAATTGAAAGTGGTAAATTAGACAcagaaaatattcatattattggTCATTGTTTGGGAGGGCATATGGCTGGTTTTATTGGTAAATATACACAACGGAAACTTGAAAGGAATATTGGACGCATAACGGGTTTAGATGTTGCCAGACATTTATATGAGTTTCCATGGATGATCAGTAAAAAGAAACGATTAGTGAAAGATGATGCGTTATTTGTGGATATAATTCATGCATGTGGGGGCGATTATGGATTTAAATCCGCTCTTGGTCATGcagatttttatccaaatggTGGTACGTCTAGGCAACCaggatgtataattttaacgccat tgTCATGTAGTCGAATGCGTTCAGTTGCATATTACACGGAgtcaattaatacaaaaaattttcaagctaCACCCTGTGATTcttggaaaaattataaaaaaggtaGATGTGATGGTGTAGAACAAATGGTTATGGGTTTTCATATTGATGTGAATGCAGCGTCCTCCTTACCCggtagtaaatattatttacgaaaaaataaaagagaaccTTTTTCAAAAGGGTAA
- the LOC123298159 gene encoding pancreatic lipase-related protein 2-like: MKITHFIVFFNLFYFLLATPLNVANENGDVDDTLLENFDANDNDDIDDTLLENLDENYNNDSEIDFDVASDIFSVSKDVTLNLYRRQDPDYPFTLTMDNYQNAPLNSTLKTEIIVHGWLNDADRLWVLRMKDKYFLNGDYNVIVVDWDKYAKWEYTLATYKVKPIGEYIAKVLTPLIEGGKLVPEDIHIVGHCLGGHIAGFVGKTIQRTLEKNIGRITGLDVARSLYEFPILVSKKKRLVKEDALFVDVIHACGGNYGFKSAIGHVDFYPNGGTARQPGCSRLTPYLCSRGRSHEYYTESINTNNFLATRCTSWKSYKKGKCDETKRVVMGFHINTKATEGKYYLRTNKREPYSKG; this comes from the exons atgaaaataacacattttatcgtcttttttaatttattttatttct TGTTAGCTACACCTCTTAATGTAGCCAATGAGAATGGCGATGTAGACGATAccttattggaaaattttgatgCCAATGATAATGACGATATAGACGATACCTTATTGGAAAACTTGGATGAGAACTACAATAATGATTCCGAAATAGATTTCGATGTAGCATCAGATATATTCTCTGTATCGAAAGATGTAACATTAAATCTGTATCGTCGTCAAGATCCCGATTATCCATTTACATTAACCATGGACAACTACCAAAATGCGCCATTAAATTCAAcgttaaaaactgaaataatcgTCCATGGCTGGTTAAACGATGCTGATAGACTTTGGGTATTGCGCATGaaggataaatattttttaaatggtgatTACAATGTCATTGTTGTTGACTGGGACAAATATGCAAAATGGGAATACACTTTAGCCACCTATAAAGTAAAACCAATTGGAGAATACATTGCAAAAGTTTTAACGCCATTGATTGAAGGTGGAAAATTAGTTCCAGAAGACATACATATTGTTGGACATTGTTTGGGTGGCCATATTGCAGGTTTTGTTGGTAAAACTATTCAAAGAACACTTGAAAAGAATATTGGACGTATCACCGGTTTGGATGTGGCTAGAAGTTTATATGAATTTCCAATTTTAGTCAGCAAAAAGAAACGGTTAGTGAAGGAAGATGCATTATTTGTGGATGTTATTCATGCATGTGGTGGAAATTATGGATTTAAATCAGCAATAGGTCATGTTGATTTCTACCCAAATGGTGGTACTGCACGCCAACCAGGCTGTTCTCGATTAACTCctt ATCTTTGCAGCCGTGGACGTTCTCACGAATATTACACGGAATCAATTAACACAAATAACTTTCTAGCTACACGTTGCACTTCTTGGAAAAGTTATAAGAAAGGTAAATGTGATGAAACTAAAAGAGTGGTTATGGGTTTTCATATCAATACTAAAGCCACGGAAGGTAAATATTATCTACGAACAAACAAACGGGAACCGTATTCAAAAGGATAA
- the LOC123298300 gene encoding phospholipase A1 VesT1.02-like, producing the protein MCLVKNTIFVLVMFEINGGIFISSQLDESIIQLKLFTELDMNDPFEINKNNIPEAPIHADCPIEILIHGWRGSSDSDWLTKMKDRLLEVGCNNVIVVDWGQLADSPYAAAVSNVSITGEYIGKVLISLANKKGVQMEKIRIRGFSLGGHVAGFIGKTIISETGTKVGRITGLDPAGPSFRLVAPKLRLAKDDALFTDIIHTDGRKLGTTRAIGNVDFYPNGGSFQSCSLIPFLINTCSHNRAHEYFTESIQSEKFIATACNSYKSFQNGRCSDGRKVIMGYHLDTNVKSGKYYLMTNSYPPYARG; encoded by the exons ATGTGTCTGGTCAAAAATACTATATTTGTACTCGTAATGTTTG aaattaatggAGGAATATTTATTAGTAGCCAACTGGATGAATCCATTATccagttgaaattatttaccgAACTTGACATGAATGACCCATTTGAAATCAATAAGAATAATATACCCGAGGCTCCAATACACGCAGATTGTccaatagaaatattaattcatGGCTGGAGAGGTAGCTCAGATTCAGATTGGTTGACAAAAATGAAAGATCGATTACTTGAAGTTGGATGCAATAATGTGATAGTTGTTGATTGGGGTCAATTAGCAGATAGTCCTTATGCTGCCGCTGTATCAAATGTTTCTATTACTGGAGAATACATTGGAAAAGTATTAATATCGTTAGCAAATAAGAAAGGCGTCCAAATGGAAAAAATCCGCATCAGAGGGTTTTCTTTGGGTGGACATGTTGCTGGATTTATtggtaaaacaataatttcgGAAACAGGCACTAAAGTAGGACGTATTACTGGATTGGATCCAGCTGGACCTTCATTCCGACTTGTTGCGCCTAAACTCCGTTTGGCTAAAGATGATGCATTATTTACGGACATTATTCATACCGACGGAAGGAAATTGGGAACGACTAGAGCAATTGGAAATgttgatttttatccaaatggTGGTTCTTTTCAATCGTGTTCCTTGATTCCAT ttttaatCAATACATGCAGTCACAATAGAGCTCATGAATATTTTACTGAGTCTATACAGtctgaaaaatttattgcaaCGGCCTGCAATTCGTATAAAAGTTTTCAGAACGGTAGATGTAGTGATGGAAGAAAAGTTATTATGGGATATCACTTAGATACAAATGTTAAAAGTGGAAAGTATTACCTGATGACTAATTCATACCCACCGTATGCACGAGGATAA
- the LOC123297270 gene encoding beta-1,3-glucan-binding protein-like, which produces MLSITLLIVALSVGHISNAAFQIPEVSVKVLQPKGFEVSIPDEQGIVLFAFHGKINTALRSAEAGSFSQDIRSATKSRWVFTDNSTPLTPGDILYYWVYVEHNDGSGVRGYPSIIQTYKVPNQSAEKTNPKTTSSVNPTIATDECNPTETTVSGTLKPAQICSGQLIFSDEFDTLDFEKWEHENTLAGGGNWEFQWYTNNRSNSFVKDGALNIHPTLLSEQYGEGFLTSGTIDLNGGAPADQCTNAAFYGCIRSGNGDNILNPIKSARIRTVDTFSFRYGRIEIRAKTPQGDWLWPAIWLMPRYNAYGGWPTSGEIDLLESRGNLQLSQNGNQIGAQQVSSTLHFGPDPNHNGFLNAHFEKNSNNGYYDTFHDYKLEWSPDSLKFYYDNELVGTVAPPGGGFWELGGFQNSGIQNPWSGASKMAPFDQQFYLIINLAVGGTNGFFPDGVSNPNGKPWSNTSPTAARDFWNGRNNWLPTWNLNSNDNANFKIDYVRVYAL; this is translated from the exons atgttatctATTACATTATTAATCGTTGCGCTTAGTGTTGGGCATATTTCTAATGCCGCATTTCAAATACCAGAAGTGAGTGTTAAAGTATTACAGCCAAAAGGCTTTGAAGTTTCAATTCCag ATGAACAAGGTATTGTATTATTTGCGTTCCATGGAAAAATAAACACAGCACTTAGATCAGCGGAAGCCGGATCATTTTCGCAGGACATTAGATCAGCAACAAAGAGTAGATGGGTATTTACTGACAATTCCACACCACTTACACCtggtgatattttatattattgggTATATGTGGAACACAATGATGGTAGTGGAGTCCGTGGATATCCAAGTATTATTCAAACTTATAAAGTACCTAATCAATCGGCAGAGAAAACGAATCCAAAAACGACATCCTCTGTAAATCCAACAATTG ctACCGATGAATGTAATCCAACAGAAACTACTGTAAGTGGTACTCTGAAACCTGCACAAATATGTTCCGGCCAATTAATATTTAGTGACGAATTTGATACTCTTGACTTTGAAAAATGGGAACATGAAAACACATTAGCCGGAGGTGGA AATTGGGAATTTCAATGGTATACAAATAACCGTTCAAATAGTTTTGTTAAAGATGGCGCTCTTAATATTCATCCTACTTTGTTATCCGAACAATATGGTGAAGGATTTTTAACTAGTGGAACAATCGATCTTAACGGTGGAGCTCCAGCTGATca ATGCACAAATGCGGCATTTTATGGATGTATTCGATCTGGAAACGGCGataatatattaaatccaataaaatcaGCACGTATTCGAACTGTTGATACATTCAGTTTTAGATACGGAAGAATTGAAATAAGAGCAAAAACACCACAAGGTGATTGGCTTTGGCCAGCTATATGGTTAATGCCACGATACAATGCTTACGGGGGTTGGCCAACATCAGGTGAAATTGATTTACTCGAGTCACGCGGTAATTTACAACTATCACAAAATGGTAACCAAATTGGAGCTCAACAAGTCTCATCCACTTTACATTTTGGACCAGATCCAAATCATAATGGTTTTTTGAATGcacatttcgaaaaaaattcaaataatgggTATTACGATACGTTCCATGATTATAAACTAGAATGGTCGCCAG ATTCTCTTAAATTTTACTACGATAATGAATTAGTTGGTACTGTGGCACCTCCTGGTGGAGGATTTTGGGAATTAGGTGGTTTCCAAAACTCTGGAATACAAAACCCATGGTCTGGTGCATCAAAAATGGCACCTTTTGATCAACAATTTTATCTTATTATCAATTTAGCTGTAGGTGGTACAAATGGATTTTTCCCGGATGGAGTATCAAATCCAAATGGAAAACCATGGAGTAATACTTCACCAACG gcTGCACGTGACTTTTGGAATGGTCGAAATAATTGGTTACCAACATGGAACTTAAATTCAAATGATAACgcaaatttcaaaatagattATGTTCGAGTATATGCActatag